The Littorina saxatilis isolate snail1 linkage group LG15, US_GU_Lsax_2.0, whole genome shotgun sequence genome contains a region encoding:
- the LOC138948233 gene encoding uncharacterized protein: protein MESEGNFELSLSSLSDSEWENDEDIKQFIAEEGRKQNEHATLHEADKGASAQVPVGHAETEHQNENEDYEGSIAVDAGFDEPPQNSNKKRKRQFLPTTEQERKEIADNVDSKGTKRATKFGVKLFKGTSNVALFMMNQVYFLFSLIFILAEFVNFKATFPYEAPTLYENVFNKHQRTEVELSDKGHFKPSHCHFNVPFTKVAKMPGLQRADMFRNIEKKNNNTFLGFLCYTEWLEKEKLDPAFEELSPNDLNEYLRRFYPEMRSGTEKRYSKSTMAGVRASINRHLTNPPFLRNICIMKDSAFSTSNKMFCGVLKKAKEEGCDETKHYPNIAESDLTKLRSDQAFDLNDPTQLQEKVWFDLQLHFARRGMENTRSLKASSFAIKTDDMGKEYA, encoded by the exons ATGGAATCTGAAGGCAACTTCGAGTTGAGTCTCTCATCACTGAGTGACTCAGAATGGGAGAATGATGAAGACATCAAGCAATTTATagcagaagaaggaagaaaacaaaacgaacatgcCACACTCCATGAAGCTGACAAAGGAGCCAGCGCACAAGTGCCAGTGGGCCACGCAGAGACAGAACACCAGAATGAGAATGAAGACTACGAGGGCAGCATTGCCGTTGACGCGGGGTTTGATGAGCCTCCCCAAAACTCCAACAAGAAACGAAAACGACAATTTCTGCCAACAACGGAACAGGAACGAAAGGAGATTGCCGACAACGTCGACTCAAAGGGAACGAAAAGGGCTACAAAGTTTGGCGTCAAACTTTTCAAAGGTACGTCGAATGTCGCACTTTTCATGATGAATCAAGTTTATTTTCTCTTTTCCCTTATTTTTATTCTCGCTGAATTT gtcaatttcaaagccacttttccatatgaagcgccaactttatatgaaaatgtgtttaataaacatcaaaggactgaggttgaactttctgataagggacattttaaacctagtcattgtcacttcaacgttcccttcactaaagtggctaagatgcctggactacaAAGAGCAGACATGTTTAGAAACattgagaagaaaaacaacaacacctttTTGGGTTTTCTCTGTTACACAGAATGGCTGGAAAAGGAGAAATTGGACCCAGCGTTCGAGGAGCTGTCGCCCAATGATCTCAATGAATACCTTCGGCGCTTCTATCCAGAAATGCGGAGCGGGACAGAGAAACGGTACTCAAAGAGCACAATGGCCGGAGTCAGAGCCAGCATCAATCGGCACTTGACCAACCCACCATTCCTGCGAAATATCTGTATAATGAAGGACAGTGCCTTCAGCACAAGTAACAAGATGTTTTGTGGGGTGCTGAAGAAGGCAAAGGAAGAGGGCTGCGATGAGACCAAACATTATCCAAACATAGCCGAAAGCGACTTGACAAAGCTGAGGTCAGACCAAGCCTTTGACCTGAATGATCCCACACAGCTTCAGGAAAAGGTTTGGTTTGATCTCCAGCTGCATTTCGCACGGAGAGGCATGGAAAACACGCGGTCTCTCAAAGCCTCTTCCTTCGCCATCAAGACGGACGACATGGGAAAGGAATACGCATAG